One window of Salvelinus sp. IW2-2015 unplaced genomic scaffold, ASM291031v2 Un_scaffold4496, whole genome shotgun sequence genomic DNA carries:
- the LOC112077374 gene encoding zinc finger protein 135-like: MKAHERIHTGQMPYHCSQCGKCFNLLGALKQHERMHTGEKPYHCSQCGKCFNLLGNLKQHERIHTREKPYHCSQCGKSFSQAGNLKIHERIHTGEKPYHCSQCGKCFNLLGNLKQHEIIHTGEKPYHCSKCGKSFNRLHALKCHERIHTGQKPYHCSQCGKTFNHLEELKNHERIHTGERPYHCSLCGKCFNLIRSLKQHERIHTGEKPYHCSQCGKCFNLLGTLKQHERIHTGEKPYHCSQCGKSFNHLWNLKKHERIHTG, from the coding sequence ATGAAAGCCcacgagagaatacacacagggcagatgccttaccactgctctcagtgtggcAAGTGTTTTAACCTGTTAGGGGCACTGAAACAACACGAGAGAatgcacacaggggagaagccttaccactgctctcagtgtggcAAGTGTTTTAACCTGTTAGGGAACCTGAAacaacatgagagaatacacacacgggagaagccttaccactgctcccagtgtggaaagagttttagccAGGCAGGTaacctgaaaatacatgagagaattcatacaggggagaagccttaccactgctctcagtgtggcAAGTGTTTTAACCTGTTAGGGAACCTGAAGCAACATGAgataatacacacaggggagaagccttaccactgctccaagtgtgggaagagttttaatcGGTTACACGCCCTCAAATGTCATGAGCGTATACACACAGGGcaaaagccttaccactgctcccagtgtggaaagactTTTAACCATTTAGAGGAATTAAAAAatcatgagagaatacacacaggggagagaccTTACCACTGCTCTCTGTGTGGCAAGTGTTTTAACCTAATAAGGTCCCTGAAacaacatgagagaatacacacaggggagaagccttaccactgctctcagtgtggcAAGTGTTTTAACCTGTTAGGTACCCTGAAACAACATGAGCgtatacacacaggggagaagccttaccactgctcccagtgtgggaagagttttaacCATTTATGGAACCTGAAaaaacatgagagaatacacacagggtaG
- the LOC112077375 gene encoding tetraspanin-18B: MDGDCLSCIKYLMFVFNFLIFLGGSFLLGVGVWVLVDPTGFREIVAANPLLFTGVYIILAMGAMLFLLGFLGCCGAIRENKCLLLFFFMLILLIFLWQSCLQPSWPFQFREACEYRDP; encoded by the exons ATGGACGGAGACTGTCTGAGCTGCATCAAATACCTCATGTTCGTCTTCAACTTCCTCATCTTC ctGGGAGGCTCCTTCCtcctgggtgtgggtgtgtgggtgctgGTGGACCCTACAGGCTTCAGGGAGATCGTAGCAGCCAACCCTCTGCTCTTCACTGGGGTGTACATCATCCTGGCCATGGGGGCGATGCTCTTCCTCCTGGGCTTCCTGGGCTGCTGCGGAGCCATCCGGGAGAACAAATGTCTGCTTCTCTTT TTCTTCATGCTCATCCTGTTAATCTTTCTATGGCAGAGTTGTCTGCAGCCATCCTGGCCGTTTCAATTCCGGGAAGCATGTGAGTACCGAGACCCCTGA